A single Syngnathus acus chromosome 8, fSynAcu1.2, whole genome shotgun sequence DNA region contains:
- the arhgap17b gene encoding rho GTPase-activating protein 17b isoform X1, with amino-acid sequence MKKQFNRMRQLANQTVGRAEKTEVLSDDLLQIERRMELVRLMSHNTNKRLVSCLQGHLGTDTEKRHKKLPLTTLSQAMQEGGSQLGDESLIGKMMDVCGEAEGRLASELMQHEVQIERDILEPLNTLAEVEIPNILKQRKQLAKLVLDYDSAKTRWYQATKSSNQAMAAKVDSLKDEMDEALNKVEICKDQLSADMYNFASKEGDYARYYLMLLEAQAEYHRRSLAALEEAIPNIQLQQDSWTEKPAFGTALEEHLKRSNRDIALPIEACVMMLLETGMREEGLFRIAAGASKLKKLKAALDCSTSQLEEFYSDPHAVAGALKSYLRELPEPLMTFGLYDEWTQASNVSDPDKRLQALWVTCDHLPKTHKANFRYLVKFLARLAQNCDINKMSPSNIAIVLGPNLLWAKMEGTLAEMAAATSVHVVAIIEPIIQHADWFFPEEMDFNVSGMFAMPTHPSTSDGEPDRKRPGSLVVQDGDTQSPRKDSTVNKPPEASPRRAGTTIRKQPQLSSPNLQPPLPHQEGGGPACFEPLTAALEIEPGGAGAGGRLAAVLPHLVSQAGVEESSPARELMSTPPPQRNGSAQLTAGTSHSQSGSRGPSPHMVRRGTKKQAPAPPKQASPFASQPASQTPGSPHNPAINPRRHSGKESPIQAPSHPPPQPPQALVPGEPPSPPRTPTPPDTPPHDGAHSQPPVYHYGSLPRPARPAPKPRPRPNMPPPPQPAVSNDSCNGLVGSSSKIITDGDLDLKGARRVWIPGMVASPQAAPPATLPPPLDAHTESTSL; translated from the exons ATGAAGAAACAGTTCAACCGGATGAGGCAACTGGCCAACCAAACAGTCGGGAG GGCCGAGAAGACCGAGGTGCTGAGTGATGACCTCCTGCAG ATCGAGAGGCGCATGGAGCTGGTGCGCTTGATGTCGCACAACACGAACAAGAGGCTGGTGTCCTGCCTGCAGGGTCATTTGGGCACAGACACCGAGAAGCGACAC AAAAAGCTGCCCTTGACGACGCTGTCTCAGGCCATGCAGGAGGGCGGCTCGCAGCTGGGCGACGAAAGTCTGATCGG CAAGATGATGGACGTGTGCGGCGAAGCCGAGGGCAGGTTGGCCAGCGAGCTGATGCAGCACGAGGTGCAGATCGAAAGAGACATTCTGGAGCCTCTCAACACGCTGGCCGAG GTTGAGATTCCCAACATACTGAAACAGAGGAAGCAACTGGCCAAACTGGTCCTGGACTACGACTCGGCAAAGACCAG GTGGTACCAAGCGACCAAGTCCAGCAACCAGGCCATGGCGGCTAAGGTGGACTCCCTCAAGGACGAGATGGACGAAGCTCTGAACAAAGTGGAAATATGTAAA GACCAGCTATCGGCAGACATGTACAACTTTGCGTCCAAAGAAGGCGACTACGCTCGCTACTATCTCATG TTATTGGAGGCCCAGGCCGAGTACCACAGAAGGTCTTTGGCAGCTCTGGAGGAAGCGATACCGAATATTCAGTTGCAGCAAG ACTCCTGGACGGAGAAGCCGGCATTCGGCACCGCCCTGGAGGAGCATCTGAAGCGGAGTAACCGAGACATTGCGCTGCCCATCGAGGCCTGCGTCATGATGCTGCTGGAGACCGGGATGAGGGAAGAG GGTCTGTTCAGAATAGCAGCGGGAGCTTCCAAACTAAAAAAGCTGAAAGCGGCATTGGACTGTTCGACGTCCCAGCTCGAAGAGTTCTACTCGGACCCTCACGCCGTCGCCG GAGCCCTGAAGTCCTACCTCAGGGAACTTCCTGAACCTCTCATGACCTTTGGCCTGTATGACGAGTGGACGCAGGCGTCCAA TGTGTCTGACCCTGACAAGCGACTTCAGGCTTTGTGGGTGACATGTGACCATTTGCCAAAGACTCACAAAGCCAACTTTAG GTATCTGGTGAAGTTTCTGGCCAGACTGGCTCAAAACTGCGACATCAACAAAATGTCTCCCAGCAACATCGCCATTGTGCTGGGCCCCAACCTGCTGTGGGCAAAGATGGAGGG GACTCTGGCCGAAATGGCGGCAGCGACGTCGGTCCATGTGGTCGCCATCATTGAGCCCATCATCCAGCACGCTGATTGGTTCTTTCCTGAAG AAATGGACTTCAACGTGTCAGGCATGTTCGCCATgcccacccacccatccacGTCGGACGGCGAACCGGACAGGAAGCGCCCCGGCAGCCTGGTGGTGCAAGACGGGGACACGCAGTCTCCCCGCAAAGACAG CACTGTTAACAAACCTCCGGAGGCAAGCCCACGTAGAGCCGGCACCACCATTAGAAAGCAGCCACAGCTAAGCTCGCCCAACTTGCAGCCGCCACTGCCCCACCAGGAAGGCGGGGGTCCCGCCTGCTTTGAGCCCCTAACTGCCGCCCTGGAGATCGAGCCCGGCGGCGCAGGTGCCGGGGGCCGGCTTGCTGCCGTGCTACCTCACTTGGTCTCCCAGGCGGGCGTGGAGGAGAGCAG CCCGGCTCGGGAGCTCATGTCCACGCCGCCTCCGCAGAGGAATGGTTCAGCTCAGCTTACAGCGGGAACGTCGCATTCCCAGAGTGGATCCAGGGGCCCCAGCCCTCACATGGTCCGCAGAG GGACCAAGAAACAGGCGCCGGCACCACCCAAACAAGCCAGTCCTTTCGCCTCTCAGCCTGCCAGCCAAACTCCGGGGTCCCCTCACAATCCCGCCATCAATCCCAGGCGCCACTCGGGCAAAGAAAGCCCCATCCAGGCTCCCAGCCACCCTCCCCCGCAGCCGCCCCAAGCGTTGGTACCGGGGGAGCCGCCGTCGCCGCCCAGGACGCCCACGCCGCCCGACACGCCACCTCACGACGGCGCCCACTCCCAGCCACCCGTGTACCACTACGGCTCGCTTCCCCGTCCCGCCCGGCCGGCACCCAAGCCGCGGCCCCGGCCTAacatgccgccgccgcctcaaCCGGCTGTCAGCAACGACAGCTGCAACGGCCTCGTCGGCTCCTCGTCCAAGATCATCACAG ACGGCGACCTGGATCTGAAGGGGGCCAGACGAGTGTGGATCCCGGGGATGGTAGCGAGCCCGCAAGCGGCGCCGCCCGCCACCCTGCCGCCGCCACTCGACGCACACACGGAGAGCACCTCGCTGTGA
- the arhgap17b gene encoding rho GTPase-activating protein 17b isoform X3, translated as MKKQFNRMRQLANQTVGRAEKTEVLSDDLLQIERRMELVRLMSHNTNKRLVSCLQGHLGTDTEKRHKKLPLTTLSQAMQEGGSQLGDESLIGKMMDVCGEAEGRLASELMQHEVQIERDILEPLNTLAEVEIPNILKQRKQLAKLVLDYDSAKTRWYQATKSSNQAMAAKVDSLKDEMDEALNKVEICKDQLSADMYNFASKEGDYARYYLMLLEAQAEYHRRSLAALEEAIPNIQLQQDSWTEKPAFGTALEEHLKRSNRDIALPIEACVMMLLETGMREEGLFRIAAGASKLKKLKAALDCSTSQLEEFYSDPHAVAGALKSYLRELPEPLMTFGLYDEWTQASNVSDPDKRLQALWVTCDHLPKTHKANFRYLVKFLARLAQNCDINKMSPSNIAIVLGPNLLWAKMEGTLAEMAAATSVHVVAIIEPIIQHADWFFPEEMDFNVSGMFAMPTHPSTSDGEPDRKRPGSLVVQDGDTQSPRKDSPARELMSTPPPQRNGSAQLTAGTSHSQSGSRGPSPHMVRRGTKKQAPAPPKQASPFASQPASQTPGSPHNPAINPRRHSGKESPIQAPSHPPPQPPQALVPGEPPSPPRTPTPPDTPPHDGAHSQPPVYHYGSLPRPARPAPKPRPRPNMPPPPQPAVSNDSCNGLVGSSSKIITDGDLDLKGARRVWIPGMVASPQAAPPATLPPPLDAHTESTSL; from the exons ATGAAGAAACAGTTCAACCGGATGAGGCAACTGGCCAACCAAACAGTCGGGAG GGCCGAGAAGACCGAGGTGCTGAGTGATGACCTCCTGCAG ATCGAGAGGCGCATGGAGCTGGTGCGCTTGATGTCGCACAACACGAACAAGAGGCTGGTGTCCTGCCTGCAGGGTCATTTGGGCACAGACACCGAGAAGCGACAC AAAAAGCTGCCCTTGACGACGCTGTCTCAGGCCATGCAGGAGGGCGGCTCGCAGCTGGGCGACGAAAGTCTGATCGG CAAGATGATGGACGTGTGCGGCGAAGCCGAGGGCAGGTTGGCCAGCGAGCTGATGCAGCACGAGGTGCAGATCGAAAGAGACATTCTGGAGCCTCTCAACACGCTGGCCGAG GTTGAGATTCCCAACATACTGAAACAGAGGAAGCAACTGGCCAAACTGGTCCTGGACTACGACTCGGCAAAGACCAG GTGGTACCAAGCGACCAAGTCCAGCAACCAGGCCATGGCGGCTAAGGTGGACTCCCTCAAGGACGAGATGGACGAAGCTCTGAACAAAGTGGAAATATGTAAA GACCAGCTATCGGCAGACATGTACAACTTTGCGTCCAAAGAAGGCGACTACGCTCGCTACTATCTCATG TTATTGGAGGCCCAGGCCGAGTACCACAGAAGGTCTTTGGCAGCTCTGGAGGAAGCGATACCGAATATTCAGTTGCAGCAAG ACTCCTGGACGGAGAAGCCGGCATTCGGCACCGCCCTGGAGGAGCATCTGAAGCGGAGTAACCGAGACATTGCGCTGCCCATCGAGGCCTGCGTCATGATGCTGCTGGAGACCGGGATGAGGGAAGAG GGTCTGTTCAGAATAGCAGCGGGAGCTTCCAAACTAAAAAAGCTGAAAGCGGCATTGGACTGTTCGACGTCCCAGCTCGAAGAGTTCTACTCGGACCCTCACGCCGTCGCCG GAGCCCTGAAGTCCTACCTCAGGGAACTTCCTGAACCTCTCATGACCTTTGGCCTGTATGACGAGTGGACGCAGGCGTCCAA TGTGTCTGACCCTGACAAGCGACTTCAGGCTTTGTGGGTGACATGTGACCATTTGCCAAAGACTCACAAAGCCAACTTTAG GTATCTGGTGAAGTTTCTGGCCAGACTGGCTCAAAACTGCGACATCAACAAAATGTCTCCCAGCAACATCGCCATTGTGCTGGGCCCCAACCTGCTGTGGGCAAAGATGGAGGG GACTCTGGCCGAAATGGCGGCAGCGACGTCGGTCCATGTGGTCGCCATCATTGAGCCCATCATCCAGCACGCTGATTGGTTCTTTCCTGAAG AAATGGACTTCAACGTGTCAGGCATGTTCGCCATgcccacccacccatccacGTCGGACGGCGAACCGGACAGGAAGCGCCCCGGCAGCCTGGTGGTGCAAGACGGGGACACGCAGTCTCCCCGCAAAGACAG CCCGGCTCGGGAGCTCATGTCCACGCCGCCTCCGCAGAGGAATGGTTCAGCTCAGCTTACAGCGGGAACGTCGCATTCCCAGAGTGGATCCAGGGGCCCCAGCCCTCACATGGTCCGCAGAG GGACCAAGAAACAGGCGCCGGCACCACCCAAACAAGCCAGTCCTTTCGCCTCTCAGCCTGCCAGCCAAACTCCGGGGTCCCCTCACAATCCCGCCATCAATCCCAGGCGCCACTCGGGCAAAGAAAGCCCCATCCAGGCTCCCAGCCACCCTCCCCCGCAGCCGCCCCAAGCGTTGGTACCGGGGGAGCCGCCGTCGCCGCCCAGGACGCCCACGCCGCCCGACACGCCACCTCACGACGGCGCCCACTCCCAGCCACCCGTGTACCACTACGGCTCGCTTCCCCGTCCCGCCCGGCCGGCACCCAAGCCGCGGCCCCGGCCTAacatgccgccgccgcctcaaCCGGCTGTCAGCAACGACAGCTGCAACGGCCTCGTCGGCTCCTCGTCCAAGATCATCACAG ACGGCGACCTGGATCTGAAGGGGGCCAGACGAGTGTGGATCCCGGGGATGGTAGCGAGCCCGCAAGCGGCGCCGCCCGCCACCCTGCCGCCGCCACTCGACGCACACACGGAGAGCACCTCGCTGTGA
- the arhgap17b gene encoding rho GTPase-activating protein 17b isoform X2, producing MKKQFNRMRQLANQTVGRAEKTEVLSDDLLQIERRMELVRLMSHNTNKRLVSCLQGHLGTDTEKRHKKLPLTTLSQAMQEGGSQLGDESLIGKMMDVCGEAEGRLASELMQHEVQIERDILEPLNTLAEVEIPNILKQRKQLAKLVLDYDSAKTRWYQATKSSNQAMAAKVDSLKDEMDEALNKVEICKDQLSADMYNFASKEGDYARYYLMLLEAQAEYHRRSLAALEEAIPNIQLQQDSWTEKPAFGTALEEHLKRSNRDIALPIEACVMMLLETGMREEGLFRIAAGASKLKKLKAALDCSTSQLEEFYSDPHAVAGALKSYLRELPEPLMTFGLYDEWTQASNVSDPDKRLQALWVTCDHLPKTHKANFRYLVKFLARLAQNCDINKMSPSNIAIVLGPNLLWAKMEGTLAEMAAATSVHVVAIIEPIIQHADWFFPEEMDFNVSGMFAMPTHPSTSDGEPDRKRPGSLVVQDGDTQSPRKDSTVNKPPEASPRRAGTTIRKQPQLSSPNLQPPLPHQEGGGPACFEPLTAALEIEPGGAGAGGRLAAVLPHLVSQAGVEESSPARELMSTPPPQRNGSAQLTAGTSHSQSGSRGPSPHMVRRGTKKQAPAPPKQASPFASQPASQTPGSPHNPAINPRRHSGKESPIQAPSHPPPQPPQALVPGEPPSPPRTPTPPDTPPHDGAHSQPPVYHYGSLPRPARPAPKPRPRPNMPPPPQPAVSNDSCNGLVGSSSKIITDV from the exons ATGAAGAAACAGTTCAACCGGATGAGGCAACTGGCCAACCAAACAGTCGGGAG GGCCGAGAAGACCGAGGTGCTGAGTGATGACCTCCTGCAG ATCGAGAGGCGCATGGAGCTGGTGCGCTTGATGTCGCACAACACGAACAAGAGGCTGGTGTCCTGCCTGCAGGGTCATTTGGGCACAGACACCGAGAAGCGACAC AAAAAGCTGCCCTTGACGACGCTGTCTCAGGCCATGCAGGAGGGCGGCTCGCAGCTGGGCGACGAAAGTCTGATCGG CAAGATGATGGACGTGTGCGGCGAAGCCGAGGGCAGGTTGGCCAGCGAGCTGATGCAGCACGAGGTGCAGATCGAAAGAGACATTCTGGAGCCTCTCAACACGCTGGCCGAG GTTGAGATTCCCAACATACTGAAACAGAGGAAGCAACTGGCCAAACTGGTCCTGGACTACGACTCGGCAAAGACCAG GTGGTACCAAGCGACCAAGTCCAGCAACCAGGCCATGGCGGCTAAGGTGGACTCCCTCAAGGACGAGATGGACGAAGCTCTGAACAAAGTGGAAATATGTAAA GACCAGCTATCGGCAGACATGTACAACTTTGCGTCCAAAGAAGGCGACTACGCTCGCTACTATCTCATG TTATTGGAGGCCCAGGCCGAGTACCACAGAAGGTCTTTGGCAGCTCTGGAGGAAGCGATACCGAATATTCAGTTGCAGCAAG ACTCCTGGACGGAGAAGCCGGCATTCGGCACCGCCCTGGAGGAGCATCTGAAGCGGAGTAACCGAGACATTGCGCTGCCCATCGAGGCCTGCGTCATGATGCTGCTGGAGACCGGGATGAGGGAAGAG GGTCTGTTCAGAATAGCAGCGGGAGCTTCCAAACTAAAAAAGCTGAAAGCGGCATTGGACTGTTCGACGTCCCAGCTCGAAGAGTTCTACTCGGACCCTCACGCCGTCGCCG GAGCCCTGAAGTCCTACCTCAGGGAACTTCCTGAACCTCTCATGACCTTTGGCCTGTATGACGAGTGGACGCAGGCGTCCAA TGTGTCTGACCCTGACAAGCGACTTCAGGCTTTGTGGGTGACATGTGACCATTTGCCAAAGACTCACAAAGCCAACTTTAG GTATCTGGTGAAGTTTCTGGCCAGACTGGCTCAAAACTGCGACATCAACAAAATGTCTCCCAGCAACATCGCCATTGTGCTGGGCCCCAACCTGCTGTGGGCAAAGATGGAGGG GACTCTGGCCGAAATGGCGGCAGCGACGTCGGTCCATGTGGTCGCCATCATTGAGCCCATCATCCAGCACGCTGATTGGTTCTTTCCTGAAG AAATGGACTTCAACGTGTCAGGCATGTTCGCCATgcccacccacccatccacGTCGGACGGCGAACCGGACAGGAAGCGCCCCGGCAGCCTGGTGGTGCAAGACGGGGACACGCAGTCTCCCCGCAAAGACAG CACTGTTAACAAACCTCCGGAGGCAAGCCCACGTAGAGCCGGCACCACCATTAGAAAGCAGCCACAGCTAAGCTCGCCCAACTTGCAGCCGCCACTGCCCCACCAGGAAGGCGGGGGTCCCGCCTGCTTTGAGCCCCTAACTGCCGCCCTGGAGATCGAGCCCGGCGGCGCAGGTGCCGGGGGCCGGCTTGCTGCCGTGCTACCTCACTTGGTCTCCCAGGCGGGCGTGGAGGAGAGCAG CCCGGCTCGGGAGCTCATGTCCACGCCGCCTCCGCAGAGGAATGGTTCAGCTCAGCTTACAGCGGGAACGTCGCATTCCCAGAGTGGATCCAGGGGCCCCAGCCCTCACATGGTCCGCAGAG GGACCAAGAAACAGGCGCCGGCACCACCCAAACAAGCCAGTCCTTTCGCCTCTCAGCCTGCCAGCCAAACTCCGGGGTCCCCTCACAATCCCGCCATCAATCCCAGGCGCCACTCGGGCAAAGAAAGCCCCATCCAGGCTCCCAGCCACCCTCCCCCGCAGCCGCCCCAAGCGTTGGTACCGGGGGAGCCGCCGTCGCCGCCCAGGACGCCCACGCCGCCCGACACGCCACCTCACGACGGCGCCCACTCCCAGCCACCCGTGTACCACTACGGCTCGCTTCCCCGTCCCGCCCGGCCGGCACCCAAGCCGCGGCCCCGGCCTAacatgccgccgccgcctcaaCCGGCTGTCAGCAACGACAGCTGCAACGGCCTCGTCGGCTCCTCGTCCAAGATCATCACAG ATGTCTGA